One window of Metopolophium dirhodum isolate CAU chromosome 3, ASM1992520v1, whole genome shotgun sequence genomic DNA carries:
- the LOC132940072 gene encoding tubulin-folding cofactor B, protein MNNQENQLSDMLEVYICTKLSEPEINTRRYRKGMTVNDLKNKLEMITGRSASTMILSAYDKDKLVAKLDDDDSQLGSYPVENGMFLLVDDPAYETSDQDAIDGYKMTEEEYNAKQETLKSFLKNNKLGKYNPEYLKQREQENLEKEQQENMEKEQIDKMEVGQRCCIRLPNKPAQYGTVMYKGRLDEKSGYWVGVKYDEPYGKHNGSLNGKQYFETLPKYGSFVTPSAVEIGDFPILDDEL, encoded by the exons ATGAATAATCAAGAAAATCAATTGTCAGACATGTTAGAAGTTTACATATGTACAAAATTGTCAGAACCAGAAATAAACACGAGGAGATACAGAAAAGGTATGACAGTTAATGATCTTAAAAACAAATTGGAAATGATCACTGGACGATCAGCTAGTACGATGATATTATCGGCTTACGATAAAGACAAGTTAGTAGCCAAACTGGATGATGACGATTCACAACTGGGATCATATCCCGTTGAAAACGGTATGTTTTTATTGGTTGATGATCCAGCATATGAGACATCTGATCAGGATGCTATTGATGGCTACAAGATGACCGAGGAAGAATATAATGCTAAACAA gaaacaTTGAAGAGCTTTTTAAAGAATAACAAGCTGGGAAAATACAATCCAGAATATCTGAAACAACGAGAACAAGAAAACCTGGAAAAAGAACAACAAGAGAATATGGAAAAAGAACAAATCGACAAAATGGAAGTTGGACAGAGGTGTTGTATTCGACTACCAAACAAACCAGCTCAGTATGGCACAGTTATGTACAAAGGACGTTTGGATGAAAAAAGTGGTTATTGGGTTGGAGTTAAATATGATGAACCATACGGCAAACATAACGGATCTTTAAatggaaaacaatattttgaaacacTTCCTAAGTATGGATCTTTTGTTACTCCTTCAGCAGTTGAAATTGGTGATTTTCCAATTCTCGATGATGAACTCTAA